Within Ktedonobacterales bacterium, the genomic segment TTGCGCCCACGCCCAGCACGCGCGCGCGCTCGACGCGCAGATCATAGCGCCGGGCAATCGTCTCCGCCGGGCTGGTCTGGAGCAAGAGCAGCGCGTCTTCCAGGTCATCGGGAGTCAGCGAGGTATGGCTGATCTCGATGTTGCGCGCCCGCTGAATCAGCCGCAGCAGCGCGTTGACTGTGCCGCCCGCGAAGATAAGCTGCTGGGGGCGCGCCGGAATGGCAAGGTGCGCCAGATAGGTGTTGAGGAAGTAGTGCAGCGCCGCCAGTTCTGCGCGCTGCGGCGGGTCGGCGGGCGCGTATCGCTCGCGCAGGAACGATCCGCCCAGCGGCAAAGAGACGCTCCAGGGCATCTGGCCGATTTCGGCAATGAGCAGTTCCAGGCTGCCGCCGCCCAGATCAGCGACGGCAACAGTTGCCGCCAGATTCCGCCCGTGTGTGGCCCCCAGGAAGGTGAAAGCCGCTTCGTTCATCCCGGAGATGACCTGTACCTCGATCCCGATCCCGCTGCGGATGGCTTCCAGAAACGGTTCGCTGTTGCGCGCCGCTCGCACAGCCTCTGTAGCGACCACGATCAGCGTTTCGGCGTGAAGCTCCTCGCTGAGCGCCTTGAAGCGGCGCAGCGCCTCCACGCTCTGCTTCACTCTGGCGTCGGGGATGCGACCGGATGCCGCCACGTCCTGGCCCAGTTGCAGCATTTCCGATTCGTCGCAGAGCAGCGTCAGTTCCTCGCCATCGGAGGCGCCAACGGCAAGGTGGATGGTGTTGCTGCCAATATCAATTGTTGCAATCGTTTTCTGGCTCATTGTGCGCGCTGGTAGGGAGAAGATATAGGCTGGTCCGCAGGTTCCATCGTACCATGCGCACTATGGGAGCCGCAAACGGGAGTCAGTGGCCCCTGCTCAGACAGAAACTGAAGGAAGGCGGATACTCTTGCCCATCTCTCTGCCGCCGCCCAGGACCATGCGCACCGTAGCAACCAGGGTGGAAGGCAGGAACGGTTTGTAGATCAGGCCGGCAAAGCCTGCGCTGCGCGCCATGGCGGGGGTCACTTCCATATAGGTTGTGCAGAGAATGACCGGCAGGGGCGAACGCTGCTCCTGGGCCACCTCCAGAACGGGCCGCAGGCTCCCCAGGTCTTCAGCCGAGGGCGCGCCCTTGATGGCGGGGACTTCGGCCACCACCAGATCGGGCGCCCAGCGACGGAAGAGGCTGGGGATGAGCCTGGGGCCTGGCACAGAGACGGCCTGAATGCCCAGCTCGAAATCGAGGAGATAGGCGATCAGTTCGGCGATTTTGCGATGGGGTTCTACGATGAGCGCCCAGCGGCGTTCGCGCCCCAGGTGTTCACCATACCATCGCCCCAGGCGCTCGGCATTGGGCGCCAGCAGGGAAGAAAAATCCAGCGGTCCAGAAGGGGAGGCAGCGGGTGCGTGGAGCAGGCCGCTTACGTCTGCTGGCAGAGATTCGGAAGAGATGTGCATCGGGATTCACCTGCTTTCTGAGAGGTGCTGTGTCCTGCGCCGCCGGATGACCGCTCTTCCTTTCGCAATTTTTGTACCGAAGCAGGCTATGTGAGCCGATGCGCCTCTACTTTGTGCTGATAGGCTTTGCGGGTATTGACTCGCTCTTCGTACACGCCGCGCAGGGCGCTGAGGCTCTGCTTATCATTCTTGCCATCGGGACGATATTGGAGCCAGGCCAGATAGGCTTCGTTTTCTGCCTTGAGGAGCGCCTGGTAGGTTGGATCGTCGGTAGGAGGGGGTGTTTCGGCCTGCTGGGGAAGCGGTATTTCATTGCGGGCGGAACGTGCTGGTTGACGGCGTGGCATGATGAGAGTTCCTT encodes:
- a CDS encoding CHAD domain-containing protein, which translates into the protein MSQKTIATIDIGSNTIHLAVGASDGEELTLLCDESEMLQLGQDVAASGRIPDARVKQSVEALRRFKALSEELHAETLIVVATEAVRAARNSEPFLEAIRSGIGIEVQVISGMNEAAFTFLGATHGRNLAATVAVADLGGGSLELLIAEIGQMPWSVSLPLGGSFLRERYAPADPPQRAELAALHYFLNTYLAHLAIPARPQQLIFAGGTVNALLRLIQRARNIEISHTSLTPDDLEDALLLLQTSPAETIARRYDLRVERARVLGVGAMVVLALMLRLGVVQVEITPHGIREGIILSYARYGDNWLTDARSSEFQRRLRASLRTGSAPTGRLSLTTRTMRALGFSSRYTPQLPGVSGSFREVGHDTLAQRFEQMITFRAAVLADEDPEALHDMRVTARRLRTALDTFAACYPHAPFQAFNKQVKGLLRALGQVRDTDVLLERLTTDLADAPDDQREGIAWLIERVRVYRAEQFQNLRSQLRESKIEGMEAAFLALQGQTPRAVPTS